A genome region from Micromonospora peucetia includes the following:
- the arfB gene encoding alternative ribosome rescue aminoacyl-tRNA hydrolase ArfB: MDDGLRVTERWTVPAAELRERFSRSSGPGGQGVNTTDSRVELSFDLAGSTGVPEPLRARALERLAGRLVDGVLTVTASEHRAQLANREAARERLAALLREATAPPPPPRRPTRPSRGAKERRLAEKKRRSQRKRDRRVDGD; encoded by the coding sequence GTGGACGACGGACTACGGGTGACCGAGCGATGGACCGTTCCCGCAGCCGAGCTGCGGGAACGCTTCTCCCGGTCGTCCGGGCCCGGTGGCCAGGGCGTCAACACCACCGACTCGCGGGTCGAGCTGAGCTTCGACCTGGCCGGCTCAACGGGCGTGCCCGAGCCGCTGCGGGCGCGGGCGCTGGAGCGGCTGGCGGGCCGGCTGGTCGATGGGGTGCTCACCGTCACCGCCAGCGAGCACCGGGCGCAGTTGGCCAACCGGGAGGCCGCCCGGGAACGGCTGGCCGCGCTGCTGCGTGAGGCCACCGCCCCGCCGCCACCGCCCCGCCGGCCCACCCGCCCGTCACGTGGGGCGAAGGAACGCCGGCTGGCCGAGAAGAAGCGCCGGTCACAGCGCAAGCGGGACCGCCGCGTCGACGGCGACTGA
- a CDS encoding S1C family serine protease, producing the protein MAVQTGLGEPRGPWFISPELDPDGRGRWDGPGPEGGPGRWRPRGRLLAGLAVVALSTVSGAVAGGVVAGRDAAPGPAAASAAPVPAELVTAAGKTVPGVVSVLVGGAGGASATGSGFAVDDQQHIITNDHILAKGRSGSVTVELPDGRRFAAEVVGREPRSDLAVLRVPPSAGLAALPLAKPGSTRVGEPVLAVGSPLGLPGTVTAGIVSALDRQVRLGDNRHTAVQTDASINPGNSGGPLVNARGEVVGVNTAIATIDGNGSIGIGFAIPIEQVQQTADTIIGKGG; encoded by the coding sequence ATGGCAGTGCAGACCGGGCTGGGCGAACCGCGCGGCCCCTGGTTCATCTCCCCGGAGCTGGATCCGGATGGCCGGGGCCGGTGGGACGGGCCCGGACCGGAGGGTGGTCCGGGCCGGTGGCGCCCGCGTGGGCGGCTGCTGGCGGGGCTGGCCGTGGTGGCCCTGTCGACGGTTTCCGGCGCGGTGGCCGGCGGCGTCGTGGCCGGCCGCGACGCCGCCCCCGGCCCGGCGGCGGCCTCGGCGGCCCCGGTCCCGGCGGAGCTGGTGACCGCGGCCGGGAAGACCGTTCCGGGGGTGGTCTCGGTGCTCGTGGGCGGAGCCGGTGGCGCCTCCGCCACCGGTTCCGGCTTCGCGGTCGACGACCAGCAGCACATCATCACCAACGACCACATCCTGGCCAAGGGGCGCAGCGGCTCGGTGACGGTGGAACTGCCGGACGGGCGGCGGTTCGCCGCCGAGGTGGTCGGCCGGGAGCCGCGCAGCGATCTCGCCGTGCTCCGGGTGCCGCCGTCGGCCGGCCTGGCGGCGCTGCCGCTGGCCAAGCCGGGATCGACCCGGGTGGGCGAGCCGGTGCTGGCGGTCGGCTCCCCGCTGGGGCTGCCCGGCACCGTCACCGCCGGCATCGTCAGCGCCCTGGACCGGCAGGTACGCCTCGGCGACAACCGGCACACCGCCGTGCAGACCGACGCTTCCATCAACCCGGGCAACTCGGGCGGCCCGTTGGTCAACGCGCGCGGTGAGGTGGTCGGGGTGAACACCGCCATCGCCACGATCGACGGCAACGGCTCGATCGGGATCGGCTTCGCCATTCCTATCGAACAGGTGCAGCAGACCGCCGACACGATCATCGGAAAGGGCGGCTGA
- a CDS encoding DUF58 domain-containing protein, whose product MPADPGLADLTGDRRLRRLELTVTRRLDGLLHGRYRGLLPGPGSEPAGSREYRPGEDEVRRMDWAVTARTTVPHVREVDADRELTTWLLVDASPSMEYGTAELDKRELAVAAVAAVGFLTGGVGNRLGAQVLGPGGLRRFPPRSGRTHLFGLLRALLTAPRVGGHDGGDPAPAGPDLADGLAAVQRVALRRGLVVVVSDFLDGLPDDPGQAPTWEAPLRRLAVRHQVLAVEVTDPRELELPDVGLVTLVDPETGQRREVWTGDRTLRERYADAATAQRDQVRQALRRSGATHLPLRTDRDWGADIVRHVHAQRRLAAAPAGTARGGAV is encoded by the coding sequence GTGCCGGCCGATCCGGGACTGGCCGACCTCACCGGAGACCGGCGGTTGCGCCGGCTGGAGCTGACCGTCACCCGCCGGCTGGACGGGCTGCTGCACGGCCGGTACCGCGGCCTGCTGCCCGGGCCGGGCAGTGAACCCGCCGGCAGCCGGGAGTACCGCCCCGGTGAGGACGAGGTGCGCCGGATGGACTGGGCGGTGACCGCCCGCACCACGGTCCCGCACGTACGCGAGGTCGACGCCGACCGGGAGCTGACCACCTGGCTGCTGGTCGACGCGAGCCCCAGCATGGAGTACGGCACCGCCGAACTGGACAAGCGGGAGTTGGCGGTGGCGGCCGTCGCGGCGGTCGGCTTTCTCACCGGCGGTGTGGGCAACCGCCTCGGCGCGCAGGTGCTCGGCCCGGGCGGGCTGCGCAGGTTTCCGCCCCGCAGCGGCCGTACCCACCTGTTCGGGCTGCTCCGGGCACTGCTGACCGCCCCGCGCGTCGGTGGCCACGACGGGGGCGACCCGGCGCCGGCGGGTCCCGATCTGGCCGACGGGCTGGCCGCCGTGCAGCGGGTGGCGCTGCGTCGCGGGCTCGTCGTGGTGGTCTCGGACTTCCTCGACGGGCTGCCCGACGACCCCGGGCAGGCACCCACCTGGGAGGCCCCGCTGCGCCGCCTCGCCGTGCGGCACCAGGTGCTCGCCGTGGAGGTCACCGACCCCCGGGAGCTGGAGCTGCCGGATGTCGGCCTGGTCACCCTGGTCGACCCGGAGACCGGGCAGCGGCGCGAGGTCTGGACCGGCGACCGCACGCTGCGCGAACGCTACGCGGACGCCGCGACCGCCCAGCGCGACCAGGTACGCCAGGCGCTGCGCCGCAGCGGGGCCACCCACCTGCCGCTGCGCACCGACCGGGACTGGGGCGCCGACATCGTGCGGCACGTGCACGCGCAGCGGCGGCTCGCGGCGGCCCCGGCCGGGACCGCGCGGGGAGGTGCGGTGTGA
- a CDS encoding 3-methyladenine DNA glycosylase, with the protein MTSIPAACWLPLLETHEKRADSLTAGHRARKTTRERHAIDDFLYDYYGTRPAALRRWHPGVGISLEPGPNGSAPHRQWRWYATDADGVVTFDVAAFLADRAESVRFIHRLLSAIASRPAFTGCLGLHEWAMVYRQREHRHPLPLRLGQEGTDAVVESHQIRCTHFDAFRFFTPEAVSLNRLQPTRESQVELDQPGCLHASMDCHKWATKLGPAVPGDLALDCFELARDIRLLDMQASPYDLSSYGEPAVAIETPEGKAGYVARQREFSQRAGQLRARLIAVCAALLERAEPPAREAARS; encoded by the coding sequence GTGACCAGCATCCCGGCGGCGTGCTGGCTTCCCCTCCTGGAAACTCACGAGAAGCGCGCCGACTCCCTCACCGCGGGCCACCGCGCCCGCAAGACCACGAGGGAACGCCACGCGATCGATGACTTCTTGTACGACTACTACGGCACCAGGCCCGCCGCCCTCCGAAGGTGGCACCCGGGCGTGGGCATCTCCCTGGAACCAGGACCGAACGGCTCTGCCCCACACCGGCAGTGGCGCTGGTACGCCACGGACGCGGACGGGGTCGTGACCTTCGACGTCGCGGCGTTCCTCGCCGACCGGGCCGAGTCGGTGCGCTTCATCCACCGACTGCTGTCCGCGATCGCGTCGCGACCAGCCTTCACCGGCTGCCTCGGCCTGCACGAGTGGGCGATGGTGTACCGCCAACGTGAGCATCGGCATCCACTCCCCCTGCGACTCGGGCAGGAGGGCACTGACGCGGTAGTCGAGTCTCACCAGATCCGCTGCACGCACTTCGATGCGTTCCGGTTCTTCACCCCGGAGGCAGTCAGCTTGAACCGGCTCCAACCCACGAGGGAGAGCCAGGTGGAGCTTGACCAACCGGGCTGCCTGCACGCCTCGATGGACTGCCACAAGTGGGCAACCAAGCTGGGCCCCGCGGTTCCGGGGGACCTGGCGCTCGACTGCTTCGAGTTGGCGAGGGACATTCGACTACTCGACATGCAGGCGTCCCCGTACGACCTCTCCTCGTACGGGGAACCGGCGGTGGCCATCGAGACACCGGAGGGCAAGGCCGGGTACGTGGCTCGTCAACGCGAGTTCTCGCAGCGTGCCGGCCAGCTACGCGCCCGGCTGATCGCTGTCTGCGCGGCGCTGCTCGAGAGAGCGGAGCCGCCGGCAAGGGAAGCGGCGCGTTCGTAG
- a CDS encoding fumarylacetoacetate hydrolase family protein, producing the protein MRIARFAHAKGMSFGAVEGESEAGPQGLTIAEIEGHPFGQITFSGARWALSDVRLLSPILPSKVVCVGRNYAEHAAEHGSEVPKEPLLFLKPSTSVIGPRDAIRLPIFSKRVEHEAELAVVIGAPGARRADRAAAERAIFGYTCANDVTARDLQHSDGQWTRAKGFDSFCPIGPWITTGLDVRDLEIRCEVGRNPEEMEVRQLGRTRDMVFDVPALVSYVSHVMTLLPGDVVLTGTPAGVSPLVEGDTVSVRIEGIGELSNPVVPVA; encoded by the coding sequence GTGCGTATCGCTCGTTTTGCTCATGCCAAGGGAATGTCGTTCGGGGCCGTCGAGGGCGAGTCGGAGGCGGGTCCGCAGGGCCTGACCATCGCCGAGATCGAGGGTCATCCGTTCGGCCAGATCACCTTCAGCGGTGCCCGTTGGGCGCTCTCGGACGTCCGGCTGCTCTCGCCGATCCTGCCCAGCAAGGTCGTCTGCGTCGGCCGCAACTACGCCGAGCACGCCGCCGAGCACGGCAGCGAGGTGCCGAAGGAACCGCTGCTCTTCCTCAAGCCGTCCACCTCCGTGATCGGGCCCCGGGACGCGATCCGGCTGCCGATCTTCTCCAAGCGGGTCGAGCACGAGGCCGAACTGGCGGTGGTGATCGGCGCGCCGGGCGCCCGCCGGGCCGACCGGGCCGCCGCCGAACGGGCCATCTTCGGCTACACCTGTGCCAACGACGTCACCGCCCGGGACCTCCAGCACTCCGACGGCCAGTGGACCCGGGCCAAGGGCTTCGACTCGTTCTGCCCGATCGGACCGTGGATCACCACCGGGCTCGACGTCCGCGACCTGGAGATCCGCTGTGAGGTGGGTCGCAATCCCGAGGAGATGGAGGTCCGTCAGCTCGGCCGGACCCGGGACATGGTCTTCGACGTGCCGGCCCTGGTGTCGTACGTCTCGCACGTGATGACGCTGCTCCCCGGCGACGTGGTGCTCACCGGCACGCCCGCGGGGGTTAGCCCGCTCGTGGAGGGGGATACGGTCAGCGTGCGGATCGAGGGGATCGGGGAGCTGAGCAACCCGGTGGTGCCCGTCGCCTGA
- a CDS encoding AAA family ATPase — MTDISDTLASVPRPVDPDATAADLEQTLFEVKRVIVGQDRLVERLLTSLIADGHCLLEGVPGVAKTLAAQTLATVVGGTFSRIQFTPDLVPSDIVGTRIYRASRENFDIELGPIMANLVLADEINRAPAKVQSALLEAMAERQVSIGGRSYPVPEPFLVLATQNPIESEGVYQLPEAQRDRFLMKVVVDYPSDADELAILYRMSAERPTARRVLDPQRLRELQARAGHVFVHHALAEYVVRLILATRDPGRFGLPEIAPLLAYGASPRATLGLVAAARAQALLRGREYVLPEDVRELAVDVLAHRLVLSFDAVADGVAAEAVVRRLVEAVPPPRVATIHPEHAADLAAA, encoded by the coding sequence GTGACGGACATCTCGGACACCCTGGCCAGCGTGCCCCGCCCGGTCGATCCGGACGCGACCGCGGCCGACCTGGAACAGACGCTCTTCGAGGTCAAACGCGTGATCGTCGGGCAGGATCGGCTCGTCGAGCGCCTGCTCACCTCCCTCATCGCGGACGGGCACTGCCTGCTGGAGGGCGTGCCCGGGGTGGCCAAGACGCTCGCCGCCCAGACCCTGGCCACCGTGGTGGGTGGCACCTTCTCCCGGATCCAGTTCACCCCGGACCTCGTCCCCTCCGACATCGTCGGCACCAGGATCTACCGGGCGTCACGGGAGAACTTCGACATCGAGCTGGGCCCGATCATGGCGAACCTGGTGCTCGCCGACGAGATCAACCGGGCCCCGGCCAAGGTGCAGTCGGCCCTGCTGGAGGCGATGGCCGAGCGTCAGGTCTCCATCGGTGGGCGCAGCTATCCCGTACCGGAGCCGTTCCTGGTGCTGGCCACCCAGAACCCGATCGAGTCCGAGGGGGTCTACCAGCTGCCGGAGGCGCAGCGCGACCGGTTCCTGATGAAGGTCGTCGTCGACTACCCGAGCGACGCCGACGAACTCGCCATCCTCTACCGGATGAGCGCCGAGCGGCCCACCGCCCGTCGGGTGCTCGACCCGCAGCGACTACGGGAGCTCCAGGCCCGCGCCGGCCACGTCTTCGTACACCACGCCCTCGCCGAGTACGTGGTCCGGCTCATCCTCGCCACCCGGGACCCGGGTCGGTTCGGCCTGCCCGAGATCGCCCCGTTGCTCGCCTACGGGGCGAGTCCCCGGGCCACCCTCGGCCTGGTCGCCGCCGCGCGGGCCCAGGCACTGCTGCGCGGACGCGAGTACGTGCTGCCCGAGGACGTCCGTGAACTGGCCGTCGACGTGCTCGCCCACCGGTTGGTGCTCTCCTTCGACGCGGTCGCCGACGGGGTGGCCGCCGAGGCGGTGGTCCGGCGGCTGGTCGAGGCCGTGCCGCCGCCCCGCGTCGCCACCATCCATCCGGAACACGCGGCCGATCTGGCGGCGGCATGA
- a CDS encoding transposase family protein, translated as MQVISAARPEWVFPFTGLQPAQFRRLVRLVAERGGDGIADGRPGRQWALDLPDRVLLVAAYWRTNLTMRQIGPLFGVSHSAAHRVIDTLAPLLALAPVRKRPVEQIAIVDGTLIPTRDHRLAARSKNYRYSTNLQVAIDASTRLVIAVGDPQPGNRNDTIVYRTSDIDQKLNGRPVMADGGYRGNPEVIMPYRKPADGSSLPTWKEALNVEHRTVRAGVEHALARMKCFKILRDYRRAAHTLADAASGIANLHNIILAG; from the coding sequence GTGCAGGTGATCTCGGCAGCCCGTCCGGAGTGGGTCTTTCCGTTCACCGGGTTGCAGCCCGCCCAGTTCCGCAGGCTGGTCCGGCTGGTCGCCGAGCGCGGCGGTGACGGCATCGCCGACGGCCGGCCGGGCCGGCAGTGGGCCCTCGACCTCCCGGATCGGGTGTTGCTGGTGGCCGCCTACTGGCGTACGAACCTGACGATGCGGCAGATCGGCCCGCTGTTCGGGGTGTCGCACTCCGCGGCGCACCGGGTCATCGACACCCTCGCGCCGCTACTGGCCCTGGCACCAGTGCGTAAACGGCCGGTCGAACAGATCGCCATCGTCGACGGCACCCTGATCCCCACCCGCGATCACCGCCTGGCCGCCCGCAGCAAGAACTACCGCTACTCGACGAACCTGCAGGTCGCCATCGACGCCAGCACCCGCCTGGTCATCGCCGTTGGCGATCCGCAGCCGGGCAACCGCAACGACACGATCGTCTACCGCACCTCAGACATCGACCAGAAGCTGAACGGGCGGCCGGTGATGGCCGACGGCGGCTACCGAGGTAACCCCGAGGTGATCATGCCGTACCGCAAGCCCGCCGACGGCAGCTCGCTGCCGACCTGGAAGGAAGCCCTCAACGTCGAACACCGCACCGTCCGAGCGGGGGTCGAACACGCCCTGGCCAGGATGAAGTGCTTCAAGATCCTGCGCGACTACCGCCGCGCCGCCCACACATTGGCCGACGCCGCTTCCGGCATCGCCAACCTCCACAACATCATCCTCGCCGGCTGA
- a CDS encoding endonuclease/exonuclease/phosphatase family protein: MTEAPRRATKHRTTRLRTALCWAAVAPGVAWAAVRLGGLDRGPLVQLLAFTPYAAAGSLLPLVLALALRRRWPAVVAALAMATLVAVVAPRALPSDQPPATGPTVRLLTANLLAGAGDTRALVDLVRRHRVDVLAVQEFTPDAEAELDLLGLDRLLPHRQLGPQLGTVGSGLYARFPIGEGGVRRNRGGWGFDQAYGTVSVPGAPAVRVESAHPSAPYAVDQVGHWRADLAAQPPATPDGPLRILAGDFNATLDHAPLRALLDTGYVDAADQVGAGLVGTWGPYDGDPIPPVTIDHVLVDRRIAVRAVAVHRMPGSDHRAVLAELRLPAG, from the coding sequence ATCACCGAGGCCCCCCGACGGGCGACGAAGCACCGGACGACGCGGCTACGGACCGCGCTCTGCTGGGCCGCCGTCGCACCCGGAGTCGCCTGGGCGGCCGTACGCCTCGGCGGCCTCGACCGGGGGCCGTTGGTGCAACTGCTCGCCTTCACCCCGTACGCCGCCGCTGGGAGCCTGCTGCCACTGGTGCTCGCGCTCGCCCTGCGGCGCCGCTGGCCGGCGGTGGTCGCGGCGCTGGCCATGGCGACCCTGGTGGCTGTGGTGGCGCCTCGGGCCCTGCCGTCCGACCAGCCCCCGGCCACCGGGCCGACGGTGCGGCTGCTGACCGCCAACCTGCTCGCCGGGGCCGGTGACACGCGGGCGCTGGTCGACCTGGTCCGGCGCCACCGGGTGGACGTGCTCGCCGTGCAGGAATTCACCCCGGACGCCGAGGCGGAGCTGGACCTGCTCGGCCTGGACCGGCTGCTCCCCCACCGGCAGCTCGGCCCGCAGCTCGGCACCGTCGGCTCCGGCCTCTACGCGCGGTTCCCGATCGGCGAGGGCGGCGTCCGGCGCAATCGCGGCGGCTGGGGCTTCGACCAGGCCTACGGCACGGTGTCGGTGCCCGGGGCGCCGGCGGTACGGGTCGAGTCGGCGCACCCGTCGGCCCCGTACGCGGTGGACCAGGTCGGCCACTGGCGCGCCGACCTGGCGGCACAGCCGCCCGCCACCCCGGACGGGCCGCTGCGGATCCTCGCCGGCGACTTCAACGCCACCCTCGACCACGCTCCGCTGCGCGCCCTGCTGGACACCGGCTACGTCGACGCCGCCGACCAGGTCGGCGCGGGCCTGGTCGGCACCTGGGGGCCATACGACGGGGACCCGATCCCGCCGGTGACCATCGACCACGTCCTGGTCGACCGGCGGATAGCCGTGCGGGCGGTGGCCGTGCACCGGATGCCGGGCAGCGACCACCGTGCCGTCCTGGCCGAGCTGCGCCTCCCGGCCGGGTGA
- a CDS encoding VWA domain-containing protein — MIWQSPARLWLLLGVFALAAGYLLMQRRRSRYAVRFTNLRLLDRVAPHRPAWRRHVPAGLFLAMLALLVVGFARPTAEVRVPRERATVMVAVDVSTSMLAGDVEPDRLSAAKESARRFVDGLPDEFNVGLVAFAGSAAVLVPPSTDREALHEGIERLVEGATGVQGTAIGEAISTSLGAVKGFDSEAAKDPPPARIILLSDGANTSGMDPMEAASEAIDMKVPVHTISFGTPGGTVDRGGRPIQVPVDGQTLRAVAEETGGVFHEASTSDELRAVYEDIGTSVGYRTERQDVSARFIGLGLVLAMGAAAGSMRWFSRLP; from the coding sequence GTGATCTGGCAGTCGCCCGCCCGGCTCTGGCTCCTGCTCGGGGTGTTCGCCCTGGCCGCCGGCTACCTGCTGATGCAGCGCCGACGCAGCCGCTACGCCGTCCGGTTCACCAACCTGCGGCTGCTCGACCGGGTGGCGCCGCACCGCCCGGCCTGGCGGCGGCACGTGCCGGCCGGGCTCTTCCTGGCCATGCTGGCGCTGCTGGTGGTCGGTTTCGCCCGGCCCACGGCGGAGGTGCGGGTGCCCCGGGAACGGGCAACGGTGATGGTCGCCGTCGACGTCTCCACCTCGATGCTCGCCGGCGACGTGGAGCCGGACCGGCTCAGCGCCGCCAAGGAGTCCGCCCGGCGCTTCGTCGACGGCCTGCCTGACGAGTTCAACGTCGGGCTGGTCGCGTTCGCCGGCAGCGCGGCGGTGCTGGTGCCGCCCAGCACCGACCGGGAGGCGCTGCACGAGGGGATCGAGCGGCTGGTCGAGGGGGCCACCGGGGTGCAGGGCACCGCCATCGGCGAGGCCATCAGCACCTCGCTCGGCGCGGTGAAGGGCTTCGACAGCGAGGCGGCGAAGGACCCACCGCCGGCCCGGATCATCCTGCTCTCCGACGGGGCGAACACCTCCGGCATGGACCCGATGGAGGCGGCGTCCGAGGCGATCGACATGAAGGTGCCGGTGCACACCATCTCGTTCGGCACCCCGGGCGGCACGGTGGACCGGGGCGGCCGGCCGATCCAGGTGCCCGTCGACGGGCAGACCCTGCGCGCGGTCGCCGAGGAGACCGGGGGTGTCTTCCACGAGGCCAGCACCAGCGACGAGCTGCGTGCCGTCTACGAGGACATCGGCACCTCGGTCGGCTACCGCACGGAACGGCAGGACGTCTCGGCCCGCTTCATCGGTCTCGGACTGGTGCTCGCCATGGGCGCCGCGGCCGGCTCGATGCGCTGGTTCTCCCGGCTGCCCTGA